In Brassica napus cultivar Da-Ae chromosome A3, Da-Ae, whole genome shotgun sequence, the sequence gttagactttaagggtaaataaattattaatttataatatatatagtttataactttatattgtagttataaataaaaagaaaataaccggaaagggtgaagaagctcatgtaaaattatgtaattaaaatggtaaaatggtgagtatgatgaggtgaatctaagaaaatttgttgtacaaattatggtgctttcttcgtccactataataatttaaaataaaatatatatttacataaataagtcaatatttttttttttttggtaagatgttaagattatcattttctgaaaggttacactgttgcttttaaacaacttattacagcaaggaaacaaaaacaaccaacaacaactcaaggtaaaaaaagccttaaggaagtcttatacaagaaagataaaaagaagtagagaagaggagaaatAAGAACTTGCCGGGTAAGAGAGAGGACGGTcacgcatcatacggtcgagagaggcaaggatgactgatgaaAGTGAGGAGACAGCTGTGAACACACGAGCATTACGCTCTTTCCAAAGCAGGTGGATGGctgactgaaagtagagcttgatgactggagtagcatgcgcatctgcgttgacgcgaggttgattgatccaTACTACAacagagtgtagatcagccggaggagaaatccaaacttcagcagcaaaaggctctcatatcaagcgagagaaagagcattcaaagaagagatgatggtgaatctctatttccagattacaaaggaCGCACGTTCCTGAGACATTTAACCCCCAATgcctcaagcgatccttggttggcagtcttctccgcaaagccagccatgatataaacgcattacgtggaatatgttccttgaaccaaatagtcttgtgccaatatttgttgttgatagtgtttatattcttttctgacattagtatccatattttttagtaaactgatccaaagagattagtttgtggagctaaccaaacgaggattatagtgtttactttggaaaaagtaataggttgaatgatagatggTGTGAGTGCTTTTTCACATagaaatctgcacatatattaaaattgtaagatttgaatcatagagaaaatatagtgtatatgactgaagttgggCCATTCCGAAAtaaagatggctaaaattcttctttgtcaaaatgcatagatgtgaatcttatatgaatagagttctccaTTGATTATAGAAGTGTAATAAACTCCGTGTctaaaggagaaaaaatgttatataagtgaaaacaaaaattatgatttttttttcttgtgccaaTAGGCTCTttgcaatttgaagaagaaagaacatattatgcgaaaatctttggctcggtcaaattttatccagttgtgtataaaactgttgttatatgattcatgtaatttttcagtgttgatttaaaagcctAAAAAACCTatctatactgactttttgatattttttctgtgatttgaatttaaaaagagataaaactttcgataagttatgtaaactcagaacaagtatttagctttagaaagcatttacatgtttcaaacttataatatatacatatataatgtttaaaattatgcatataaacctgtgtaaaatgtgcctgaatatgtttttcttctttaatgtgttaatcgtactatatataacattattttaaaatttcaaaaagtttatcatatacaaaaaaccatcaataaaaaagataattctccatctacaacaagaaaaattataaattataaacatataaacttaaattaagaaaaactaacattagaaaaacaagaagttaatgtaaaagaaaaaaactgataaataatattataaataaaataaatttataagacaaaATCCGCGCGAAacgcggaaaaaatctctagtaagTGTAAAAGAAGGAGTATAGTATAATGATAGCGATTTCATGTAATTTTCCCCCCTTTTTTTCATGCGCGCAGCGAATTAAACCACAATCACATGAAGCGTCTCGATTTCCATCAAAAAGGAGTCAATTAAACGCTGATCCGAGTATTATCATTTGTTTTGGCCTAATTGTTTTCCTAATTCATACatataattattgttttatcCTCTATGACATCTACGGTTTAACAAACAACTTATACTCTTCTACCGATATCGTAAAGTTGATGGGCGGCATAACTATCATCAacatagacattaatattaatgaATGTCCATGTTACACCTCCCAAAATCCAAAGTCAACTTTGACTATATAATTCACATATCCCGACAGCCAAATACGCGTATGTATAAAGTTGCGTACGTATCGTCAATCTCCCTTCACGAATGGCTAGATGCTACGGTACATCGTAATTATGCTATCTAGTGGGTCCAATCTATGTTGAATGAATCCGTACAAGAGAAATAAAGTTGCTATTTTTCTGAGGCAATATGACAAGTAAGTAGTGGACTAGCGAACAAGTCGGTAGGTTTTAACCACGTCGAGTGAACATAAATACACAATACGCATGCGCGGATGCGCCTGCGAATGAATATAACAGGCATTGTAATTTTGTATGTGAAAAGTAATTATGCAATGTAATGGATCAATACACGATACACGTGCCCCACTCTGTTCGTATGGCTACAGTTTCTAGAATTAGTCTGAACTTAGATTAATGTATAATcgttataaacttattaaataatcaaaaaaaaacttattaaataACAACGACTCGTTCATAAAATTCCAACAGATGACAAAAAGAGGTAAAATGACACAGTAAGAGTACACAAACTCACAACCGtaacagaaaataaagaatCCAAACTCACATCTAAACTATGCCTCCTAGCCACGAGGGATCACAAAAAGATCTAGATAATGATAAACAAGTAAATGTCGAATTTATTACAACTAAACATGTTTGTAATAGTCAGTAGATTAATTAACagaaacaaataagaaaatattgtttttttggcTTGAGAACTCAAGCATTGTAAATAGTTTTCTCAGCTACCAGTGGCGGAAGTTAAGGCCGCAACTTTTTTACCAAAAATTGTTATAcaccaaaataaaaattgtttggagAAGGTTAAATAAGGCAAAAGCAAACGGTCGGTGACACACAACATGACAACACAAGTATTCGTGTCCTCTTCAGAAAACTCTATATCCCTTCGTCGGAcaatccatcttcttcttcccaactgtCTCTTTGCTTCACAGCTTTCTATACAAACCTTTGATTCttccttttttaaaatagtaataatcCATCTCTTTGTACTTCTTTTCGTCCTTTTTAATTCTGTCTGGTTTGGTCTCGTCGTCACCATAGAGAGAATTTAGTTGAATGGTCTCTGTGTCCAGTCTCTCCACCACTGCTTCTCCTTCGGGATATGTTTGTTCCCATTTCGAAGAAACTAAGTGAAGAATAACCAACCCACGTATGCAAGTTTaactcttttatttattttgaactCAGTTTCTCGAACTCTGCGATTgcttattttgtaaatttctttttttatatatatatattttactttgtaaaattgttataaataaaaagcCTTTGTAGGTTGCTTGGTTGGAAGCAAAACTGGCAGTTGTGGTCCTTGTTGAACATTCCTcttttgagaagaaaaaaaaaacttaaaagcaGCATTGTGCTCTAAGCTTGGTTCTATAGTTTGAACAACGCTCGAGAAACAATGGATCACTTGTCTCAAGAGGAAGATTTGCAGTTCTTTGATGCATCATCTCCAAGTGGTTTTGATTTTGATCCTGGAAGTGTTGTGGAGCGGCGGAAGAAGTTCTTGGAGTGGATGGGACTCGAACAAGTTCTTGTTCAACCGAAAAACTCAGATGCTGAATCTGGTCTCGATGGAGATTCTGTTGAAGCTGCCGAGCAGAGATCTGGAGGGTGCAGCTTCTCTTCTACGCAGGTATCTTCCTCTGGTTCAAGTGAGGAATTGTCTCTGAGAGTTGATAAAAATGTCGGTGGATGCGATGCAACGAGAAGGCAAAGCTCTTCAATGGCATCGTGTTCTGATCCTACATGTTGTCAAGTGATGGAAACAGAGAAGCAGAGCACCATTTTCAAGAAGGGATGGTTAAGGAGGCTACGGTCTATGGGATGTTCCACGGGTACAAAGATCCAATCCGGTGTGCTTTCAAGAGTTAAGGTCAAGCATTACAAGAAACAGACCAAGGAGCTTTCAGCTCTTTATCATAGCCAAGACATTAAAGCACACAATGGTTCCATTTCATCGATGAAATTTAGCTTCGATGGGAAGTATCTTGCCAGCTCTGGTGAAGATGGGGTTGTACGCGTGTGGGAAGTCACTGAAGATAAAAGATCTACACTACAAAGAGATTACCTTAACCCTTCGTGTGTGTACTTTGAGCTAAACGATCACTCCCAGTTGAAACCGAACAAGACCACAGAAAAGTTCAAGAAAACATCTGATTCAGTATGTGTTGTCTTCCCTCCAAAAGCTTTCCGGATAATGGAGAAACCTTTACATGAGTTCCGCGGCCACACGGGTGAAGTCTTGGACATCTCATGGTCAAAGGATAATGTAAGCTTCCAAAATCTTTACAAATATTGCTTTTAAtgcaagtaaacaaaaaaaaaaactaagggatTTTTTGTGTAATTTCTTGGTGTTAGTATCTTCTCTCTGCTTCAATGGATAAAACTGTTCGGCTATGGAAAGTCGGTAGCAATGCTTGTCTTGGAGTCTTCCCTCACAATAGTTATGGTATGTTGttacttttacaattttattacatcttattttatttttttataatacaaGGAGGTTCAGTGCCGAATACTGTAATCTCCTTACACCCGAAACCTAACCGCAACATTTAATATTAGTTTCCTTCCAGTGGTCACTCGAACCAGGGACCTCTGACACAATGGCCAGGATCCAATTCAGcacttttattaaatattagttaCTACTTTGATCTGACattatctttcttttctttgtttttgcagTAACTTGTGTTCAGTTCAACCCGGTGAATGAGGACTACTTCATGAGCGGTTCGGTTGATGGAAAAGTTAGAATCTGGAACATTTCTGGTTGCAATGTTGTTGATTGGGCTGATGTCAAAGACATTATATCTGCAGTGTGTTACCGCCCTGATGGACAGGGAGGAGTTATCGGTTCTCTAACCGGAAGTTGCAGATTCTTTAACATGTCTGGAGAGTATTTAGCGCTGGACTCTCAGATACATTTTCATAACAAAAAGATATCTCCAAATAAACGGATCACTTGTTTCCAGGTAATTATATTATCACTCTTTgtttctccttgtcttgatacTTTGTTTACTTCTCTTGCCATTGTGAGATGTTAACAAATATTCATGTTTTGTTTTCCTTCCAGTTTTTACCTCAAGACCCTAGCAAAGTCTTGGTTGTTTCCGCGGATTCCAAAGTTAGAATTCTTCAAGGCAGCGATGTTGTTAGAAGATACAAAGgtatgttgttgtttttttttgtcaactacaATAATGTCTAGTGTACATGTAAAAATACTACTCCTCTGGTCCTAGCCTCTTTTGCTAATGATGTTATGTTATGTATTTTcaactttcattttcttttgcatACCTCTATGGTTGTTTCTAAACTAgtctcatctctctcttttattttttgccTCACATTAGGGTCTCCTAAGTCTGATGGAAAGTACATTGTTTCAGCTCGTGAGGACTCCAATGTATATATATGGAGCAATGGAAAAGAGTCagattctttttcttcttattctcaAACCAAAAGGATTAGATCTTTTGAACGTTTCTCCACCAATGCATCCGTGGCAGCAACCTGGTGTGGGTTCTCAGATCACAACAGAACTATCCCGTTTTCTTCACCGCCTTGCTTATCCCTCAAGGAAAGTGGATCAGTTCCCAAGGGAAACGCGACGTGGCCAGAGGAAAATTTAACAGAaaatcctctttcttcaatgactGCATCTCAGTACAAGTTTCTCAAGTCCTCGTACCAAAGAGCAACAAGTAGCTCTCTAGCTTGGGGTATGGTCATTGTCACAGGTGGTTGGGACGGACGGATCAGAACATTTCAGAACTACGGCTTGCCTGTGACCGTAACTTGAAGGTGACATTGTTCCTTTATTGATAGGAACAAGCACATGGTTCTGGCAGGTCTTTGAAGCTATGGTGGGTCCAAAAGGAAATACCAGAACCGTTTCTGCTATTGTCCAATAGTCGAAAATAGACTCAAAATGCTATTTTACTCGTAAAAATTATCATCCTGTGGAGATGTATCAAGAAGGGTGAGTGAGAGACTTCATCGGTAGACGCAGAGGAACATATGTGTTTTTCTTGGTAGTAAGTGTCGGTTGGAGATGGTTTCAAAAGAGTACGGATTTGTCTGAAAAATCCTCGACAAGGGGATTGTGGGGTCCAAAGAGACATCAGACAAGTGATCATGGAGAAGGAGTGGTTGTGGCTGTAGGAGAAAAGtgttttataagaaaaagaaaaaagtttctAACGGTAGTGATAGGTTTTGTTGTGTCTATTCGTTCGTTGCTTGATACGGTGTCGTTTGATAAGTTATATCAgcttatttttgaatttgatttcCACTTAtgtaagatgaagaagaaacaagaattaaTTGATTGTTAGTCAGCTCTAACTCAGATAGAGGCTCCGGGGTTTCGTGTCTGTAAATTTACACAGCCAAACCTTTTTTAGAGTAATGTGATCAAATTAgtaatttcgttttttttttcctgaaccATCACTTCTAAACTAACAAGTATCGATAATCATTCTGTAAACCGTAGACAGACAACTCAAATGCAATATTGGTTTTGTAAGTGCAACCAGAACAAACTTGATTGCGGTGTAATAAATTGACCATTGCGTTATTCCAGTATAGTGGTGGACTGGTGAGGTGTATAGCTGAATCGTGGTGCAGTAAATTGACCAAGTAATATAACAATTAaagtacataaatattttttattatatattttctaaggGTGTAACTggtaaacaaatataaaatttgtgaaatttaaaataaatggaATGGTAAGAATggaatataacaaaaaaaaatagaatgaaattCATTCCATTCATTCATGATCAAATTTGTtatgaaatgattttctttgtattttctctatttatttttgGAATTGATGGAATGAGTATTTCATTTCATTCATgtcaaatggtaaaaaaaattttgaaattaatggAATAGACTATTCCATATCATTTCATTCCAAAAATCTTCCATCCAGTTGCAGCCAAAGtgtgttgttcaaaaaaaaaaattctaagtgTGCATTTATGTTTTACATTGAATAATACggttataataattttgtatagTATCAAGAGCGCATCTGGTGTAGTGGTATCATAGTACCCTCCCACGGTACTGACCAGGGTTCGATTCCCTGGATGcgcatattttgtttttataatccGTTCTCCattttagttttatgttttgtttcctGGCATTAGCAGTTTCATAAATTAGTCTGCAATTTGGCAAAAACGTCCAACTAATTGGTTAGAAATAGTCTTGTAGGATATTCGAGTGTACAGAACACTAAACCAACTtgattttaacaattataactaagtgtctgactggttcaaatgCAGCGGTTGCGgaagtttgtggatgcgggcaattgcggtttctagcggttttaagagatttgtacgactggtactgcggttaaaaattggtgcgtttgcgaaTGACTTATGattggttaactaccaaatgcggtaacagtcaaataataaattaacaatatttacattgaatataattataaaaatatcaaaaatcataaaataataaatataaaatttatatttagaaagttataattttaatttttgaaaatttattgaaattgtttttattataaaattttataatattaattaaaatataatagatatattttaatattttcataatttcaattttaaaatttttattaaatatttttacttttgtatatatattgtttttaaaaaagaaaaaaaaatttaccttcCCGCAACTGTccacaaccgcaaacgctagctagagccagcttttgaatttatgagattcagaacGGTTTGAAGCagtttagagcgatttgagtgattgttgcaaaccgccgacaaccgctaccaaccgtaaaagctgcgtttgcgggtggtagcagAAAAACCAGTCGCCCCCTAAGTGAACATTTCGTAAGGTCATCTCATAGAACTACATTGTCCGATATAATAACAGAAAAGGAACTATGTCACCATAAGAtttactatatattgtaaactagTCCTTGCTGATGTAAATAAGATTCACAATTGCTTAAGATTAAGAAGCTCAAAatagacaaagaaaaagaaaagactgaACAACCAGGAACTATGCATTACCATTCCCTTATGTTCAAATCCAAagcagaaaacaaaagaaattcaaTTCCAAAAGCATTAACAAAATAAAGCTAAGGAAACCCCTACCAAGAAAAATGTAATCCACATTCATTATTACTATATGAACGATAATAAACAAAAGACCAAAACAACCTAAGCTTTTGCTTCAGATTCAAGGCTTCCTCTCTTGTTCCTAGTGTTGGTGCTTCACCTCGTTGAGATTTTGTCCTACCGTTGCGTCAACTAGGTCATCCTCGTTTTTGCTGAGGAAGTTGTCCACCTGAGATGCAGCTTGACGTCCTTCTGAGATAGCCCAAACCACCAAAGACTGGCCTCTCCTACAATCACCAGCTGCAAAGACACCTTCCACAGTTGTGGAGAACCTGCCATACTCTGCCTTAAAGTTCGACCTGTTGTCGCATTCTAGTCCTAGCTTCTCAGCAAGTGTCTGCAGAAAACAAGCGGAAGCCATTCAGTCATCATAGCCAACAATATAAGAAAGATAATAGAGTAGAAAATGAATCACTTACAGGCTCAGGTCCAAGGAATCCCATTGCCAAGAAAACAAGGTCCGCTTCAATTATTTCCTCAGAGCCTTCAATCTCCTTGAAATTGAACCTTCCGGATTCATCCTTCTCCCAACTCACACGCACGATCTCAAGCCCTTTCACGTTTCCGTTGTCATCTCCTATGAACCTCTTGGTCAAGACCTCATAGGTTCTAGGGTCTTTTCCAAATTTGGTGGCAGCTTCTTGATGTCCGTAATCAATACGGAACACACGAGGCCACTGTATTCACACAACAATACAAGGTACTTAGTCAACAGTTATTTAATCTAAGAATGCTTAGGATAACTGAAACAAACCTGTGGCCAAGGGTTTCCAGGAGCTCTCGTTGATGGTGGCTGAGGAAGAAGCTCTAGGTTTACAATGTTGGTGCAACCATGGCGGATAGAGGTACCGATACAATCCGTGCCGGTATCACCTCCACCAATAACCACAACCTTCTTACCCTTGGCAGAAATGTAATTGCCATCTTCAAGATTGCTGTCCAACAAGCTCTTGGTGTTTGCATGAAGAAACTCCATAGCAAAGTGAACACCAGTTAAGTCACGACCAGGCACTGGAAGATCTCTGTAAAAAtaacaagttgaaatcattataAACCGTCTCAAATTCTAGTAATGAGAATTTAGTACAAACAAGTACCTTGGTTTAGTGGAGCCAACAGCAAGAACGATTGCATCATTCTCCTCCTTAAGTCCATCTAGAGAGTAAGACGGGTCTTTTCCAATGTTAGCATTGACCACAAAGTTGATACCTTCTTTGGTCATAAGATCAACCCGGCGTTGAACTATGTCGATTTTGTCGGTCTTCATGTTTGGGACTCCATACATCATAAGCCCACCAATTCTATCAGCACGCTCATAGACCGTTACCGAGTGGCCCATTTTGTTCAGCTGGTCGGCAGCAGCAAGTCCAGCCGGACCACTTCCGATAATTGCAACTTTCTTCCTGCAAACACCAGAAGCAAGACATGTTAATCAATAAAATGTAAACTCTATCCAAACATAAAAACTTCCAACaatggaaaataaaatagctTACCCTGTCCTCGTGAGAGGAGGTCTTGGTACCATCCACCCTTCCTCAAAGGCTTTATCTATAATAGAACACTCGATACTCTTGATAGAAACGGGGTTCTCGATTATACCAAGAACACATGAACCTTCACACGGTGCCGGGCATACTCTCCCAGTAAACTCAGGGAAGTTATTCGTCTCAAGTAGACGATTCAGCGCTTCTTGCCATCTGTTTTGGTAAACAAGTTCATTGAACTCAGGGATCTTGTTACCTAAGGGACACCCAGAGTTCTCCTGcaaattgaaaataaaagaaaaagttaatCATAATATTTATGAGGATAACAAACAAAGGCAATTTAACATAACATATGAGAATAAATATACCTGGTGGCAGAAAGGAGTTCCACAGTCCATGCAACGAGCAGACTGAGTCTTGAGAAGCGGTCCGGGCTTTGATTCCTCCATGACTTCGTTCCAGTCATTCATACGAACATTGGGATCTCTGTACTTAACTCCCTCACGCTCATAAGCGATGAAGCCACGATGCTTAACAGCATTATCTACCAGAGAAGGCTTCTTCGGAGCTTCAGTGGCAGCTCCGTTTCCGGACACAACCTCTTTCGAAGAGGCAGCTGCTGCCATGTTCTTCAGCTCTGCAAAGGCGTCCTTCTCCTCAAGTTCCTTCTCTTCCATCTCCTCAGCTTCTTCAGCAGCACGATCAATCGCTTGCTTGGAGACCTCCTCGTCCTTCATGGCCGCCAAAACACGCTTGTAATCTCTAGGGAAGACCTTGATAAACTTCGGAAGCAGATTCTCAAAGTCTCCGAGAACCTCTTGTGCAAGTTGGCTGTTTGTGTGTCGTTGATGCTGCTGGATCATCATCTTGAGCGTCATtttatcttcatcatcttcaactTTGTCCAGATCAACGAGTTCAAGGTTGCACCTCGTGTGAAACTCCCCATCCACGTCGAGGACATAAGCAATGCCACCGCTCATACCAGCAGCAAAGTTTCTACCAGTCTTTCCAAGCACCACAACAGTTCCACCAGTCATGTACTCACAACCGTGATCACCAACACCTTCCACAACGGCTTGAGCACCAGAGTTACGAACAGAGAATCTCTCAGCCGCCATTCCATTAAAGTAGGCTTCACCACTAGTGGCACCGTAAAGCGCCACGTTACCAATAACAATATTCTCTTTGGGATCAAAGCTGCTTCCTTTAGGAGGGTAGACAACAACTTTACCTCCGGAGAGACCTTTACCAACATAGTCGTTGCTATCACCCTCAAGCTCTAGCGTAATACCAGGACACAAGAAAGCTCCAAGACTCTGCCCAGCACTTCCTGAGAACTTGATGTGAATTGTATCCTTTGGTAGACCAGCCAAGTGGTAGCGTTTGGTAACCTCATGGCTCAGCATTGTCCCAACAGCGCGGTTAACGTTGCAGATGGGTGTTTCAATGTACACAGGAAGAGACTTCTCTAGAGCAGATTTGGACAACGCAATCAGCTCTTGATCCAAAGCCATGTCTAAGCCGTGATCTTGTTTCTGGACACAGTACTGAGCAGCACCTGGACGAATCTCAGCAGCAGGTCTGAGCAGAAGAGAGAGATCAATGTTCGCAAGCTTATCGTTGTTCTTCACAACTTCCCTGTCTAGCTCAAGCATATCTGCACGACCGATCATTTCAGTTAGAGTTCGGAAACCAAGTCCAGACATGATCTCTCTGACTTCCTCGGCAAgcatgaagaagaagttgataACATGCTCAGGCTCCCCAGCGAACTTCTCACGGAGAACTGGATCTTGAGTAGCGATTCCTACAGGGCACGTGTTCTTGTGGCACTTCCTCATCATGATACACCCGAGTGTAATAAGAGGCGCAGTACTAAATCCAAACTCTTCTGCACCGAGAAGGGCAGCAACCGCAACATCTCTGCCGGTTTTCAGCTGCCCATCTGTCTGAAGAACAGTACGGCCACGGAGGTCATTAGCAACAAGGGTTTGGTGCGTCTCGGCTAGACCAAGCTCCCACGGAAGACCAGCATTTTTAATACCAGTCCAGCGAGAGGCCCCGGTACCACCGTCATGACCTGCTATCAGAACATGGTCTGCGTGACCCTTCACCACACCACTAGCAATAACTCCAACACCAGCTTCGGATACAAGCTTAACACTGATACGGGCCCCAGGATTGGCATTCTACAcaagataaaaacaaaagaatgttaataaaaatcaaaagattACACAGATTCAATCCTTTGTAATGTTAAGTATTCAGAAAGCATAAATGGGAACCTTGAGATCGTGAATCAGCTGGGCAAGATCTTCGATAGAGTAGATGTCATGATGAGGAGGTGGACTGATAAGCCCCACACCAGCCGTGGAGTTTCTGGTGATAGCTATGTCTCCTATAACCTTGTGGCCAGGTAGCTCTCCACCTTCCCCAGGTTTGGCTCCCTGTATGACATTAAAGAACACTAGTTAGGAACTTACACCTATAACTACTTTGagcaacaaaaaaacattatatatactttGAAAAGAGattcaaaaatgtgaaaaatacCTGAGCCATCTTTATCTGCAACTCGTCAGCATTGGTAAGATAGTAGCTGGAAACACCAAATCTTCCACTAGCAATTTGTTTGATGGAACTTCTTTTAGGGTTCCTTGAACCATCTGGAAGAGGCTCCATACGGGATGGCAGTTCTCCTCCCTCACCTGTATTTGACTTTCCTCCAAGTTTGTTCATAGCCATTGCAAGGGTTTGATGTGCCTCAAGTGATATCGATCCATAACTCATAGCTCCAGTGCAGAACCGCTTAACAATCTCACTGGCAGGCTCCACTTCATCTAATGGAATCTTGACATCTGCTTCTTTGAACTTCATGAGCCCACGCAAGTTACTCTGCTTGTTCAACTCATTGATACGCTTAGAGTACTCCTTGTAGGCGGCCACACTGTTAGTCCTTGCTGCCTCTTGCAACTTAGCAATTGCGAGAGGGTCGTTAAGATGAATCTCCCCGTTCTTCCTCCAGTGATAGTTCCCAGGGTTGGAGAGTGCTGAAGCTTCCGCGCTTCCAGGTGCATAGGCACGTGCTGGAAAAGCCATCTCGTGCAAAAGAAGCGCGTCACGTGCAAGCATCTCAAACGTAGCTCCTTCAACTCTGCTTGGGGTACCGGCGAAACACTTCTCAATGACTTCAGAGGAGAGCCCAAGAGCTTCGAAGATTTGAGCACCCTTGTATGAGGCCAGGGTAGAGATTCCCATTTTGGCGAGAACCTTCATCATCCCATAGTTGCTAGCCTTGTAATACTTCTTGACAAGCTCTTCTTTGGAGTGGAACTCCCCGTTGGATTTAGGTGGTATCTTGCCATCAACTTGTAGTCTATGGACGGTCTCTACAGCCAGATATGGGCAGATGGCATCTGCTCCGAACCCGACAAGTGTACAGAAATGATGCACTTCACGGGGCTCAGCAGACTCTACTATCAAACCAACTTGGGTGCGTGCAAGGCTCTTAACCAGGTGGTGATGAACGGCGCCAACAGCCAAGAGAGAGCTCACAGCAACACGCGTTGAAGAGAAAGCTACACATTTAGACAATTAAAAAATGTAAGAACATGATAAAGAACATCTAAAGAAGGAATCTTAGAGTAAGGGTTTAAAAGGAAGACAAATGTATACCTCGATCAGACAAAACTAGTAATGTGTATCCCTCCTTGATCGCTTCATTTGCTTCAGCACAGATTCGGTCTAAGGTCATCtccaacccttttgtgccttcTTCTTTAGGATAAGTTATATCAAGAACTTTAGTCCTCCAGCCTCTGTAGTTCATCTT encodes:
- the LOC111213076 gene encoding glutamate synthase 1 [NADH], chloroplastic isoform X1 — translated: MSAASSSSSLLQIRNNRLFPARSLRRDSTSVSQLAVASGVSRRGSCSVKNPFMGTRIKRSGSETLQLWRSDGPGRSPKLRTVVKSSFSGVPEKPMGLYDPSFDKDSCGVGFVAELSGETSRKTVTDSLEMLIRMTHRGACGCESNTGDGAGILVGMPHEFYAQAAKDLGFVLPPAGKYAVGMFFLPTAESRRDESKSVFTKVAESLGHSVIGWRSVPTDNSGLGKSALQTEPIIEQVFLTPTTKSQVDLEQQMYILRRLSMVAIRAALNLEHGAMKDFYICSLSSRTVVYKGQLKPDQLKEYYYADLGSERFTSYMALVHSRFSTNTFPSWDRAQPMRVLGHNGEINTLRGNVNWMRAREGLLKCKELGLSKQELKKLLPIVDVSSSDSGAFDGVLELLVRAGRSLPEAVMMMIPEAWQNDKNIDPSRKSFYEYLSALMEPWDGPALISFTDGRYLGATLDRNGLRPGRFYITHSGRVIMASEVGVVDVPPEDVMRKGRLNPGMMLLVDFEKHIVVDDDALKQQYSQARPYGEWLERQKIELKDIIKSVPETERIAPPISGAVTASSDDDSMESMGIHGLLSPLKAFGYTVEALEMLLLPMAKDGTEALGSMGNDAPLAVMSNREKLCFEYFKQMFAQVTNPPIDPIREKIVTSMECMIGPEGDLTETTEEQCHRLSLKGPLLTIEEMESVKKMNYRGWRTKVLDITYPKEEGTKGLEMTLDRICAEANEAIKEGYTLLVLSDRAFSSTRVAVSSLLAVGAVHHHLVKSLARTQVGLIVESAEPREVHHFCTLVGFGADAICPYLAVETVHRLQVDGKIPPKSNGEFHSKEELVKKYYKASNYGMMKVLAKMGISTLASYKGAQIFEALGLSSEVIEKCFAGTPSRVEGATFEMLARDALLLHEMAFPARAYAPGSAEASALSNPGNYHWRKNGEIHLNDPLAIAKLQEAARTNSVAAYKEYSKRINELNKQSNLRGLMKFKEADVKIPLDEVEPASEIVKRFCTGAMSYGSISLEAHQTLAMAMNKLGGKSNTGEGGELPSRMEPLPDGSRNPKRSSIKQIASGRFGVSSYYLTNADELQIKMAQGAKPGEGGELPGHKVIGDIAITRNSTAGVGLISPPPHHDIYSIEDLAQLIHDLKNANPGARISVKLVSEAGVGVIASGVVKGHADHVLIAGHDGGTGASRWTGIKNAGLPWELGLAETHQTLVANDLRGRTVLQTDGQLKTGRDVAVAALLGAEEFGFSTAPLITLGCIMMRKCHKNTCPVGIATQDPVLREKFAGEPEHVINFFFMLAEEVREIMSGLGFRTLTEMIGRADMLELDREVVKNNDKLANIDLSLLLRPAAEIRPGAAQYCVQKQDHGLDMALDQELIALSKSALEKSLPVYIETPICNVNRAVGTMLSHEVTKRYHLAGLPKDTIHIKFSGSAGQSLGAFLCPGITLELEGDSNDYVGKGLSGGKVVVYPPKGSSFDPKENIVIGNVALYGATSGEAYFNGMAAERFSVRNSGAQAVVEGVGDHGCEYMTGGTVVVLGKTGRNFAAGMSGGIAYVLDVDGEFHTRCNLELVDLDKVEDDEDKMTLKMMIQQHQRHTNSQLAQEVLGDFENLLPKFIKVFPRDYKRVLAAMKDEEVSKQAIDRAAEEAEEMEEKELEEKDAFAELKNMAAAASSKEVVSGNGAATEAPKKPSLVDNAVKHRGFIAYEREGVKYRDPNVRMNDWNEVMEESKPGPLLKTQSARCMDCGTPFCHQENSGCPLGNKIPEFNELVYQNRWQEALNRLLETNNFPEFTGRVCPAPCEGSCVLGIIENPVSIKSIECSIIDKAFEEGWMVPRPPLTRTGKKVAIIGSGPAGLAAADQLNKMGHSVTVYERADRIGGLMMYGVPNMKTDKIDIVQRRVDLMTKEGINFVVNANIGKDPSYSLDGLKEENDAIVLAVGSTKPRDLPVPGRDLTGVHFAMEFLHANTKSLLDSNLEDGNYISAKGKKVVVIGGGDTGTDCIGTSIRHGCTNIVNLELLPQPPSTRAPGNPWPQWPRVFRIDYGHQEAATKFGKDPRTYEVLTKRFIGDDNGNVKGLEIVRVSWEKDESGRFNFKEIEGSEEIIEADLVFLAMGFLGPEPTLAEKLGLECDNRSNFKAEYGRFSTTVEGVFAAGDCRRGQSLVVWAISEGRQAASQVDNFLSKNEDDLVDATVGQNLNEVKHQH